Proteins encoded within one genomic window of Episyrphus balteatus chromosome 1, idEpiBalt1.1, whole genome shotgun sequence:
- the LOC129911961 gene encoding uncharacterized protein LOC129911961 — protein sequence MRSLTVLVIFCFAFCAHAAEKESDGYTTTIRVTPGLLSKILGSKPTSISLEGNVKRKRPSTLMPYYPIQADYPEEYPERNPEQFQQQQQQNPNNPYTFFPPRPRPYPQPYPVPYPVPQPSLPPPPPPQIPPFPQYPGYPGYYPGLQPYPQVPIYPNYPIYPSGYPPKYPYLYPSYPGYGGFNGYGDESGSNTGSASQNPDQIGETVTNPEFSGGNGGLNNPDSYYLRQGLIAYVQQPQIQLQSQLQQQPQQQSQVQPQQQPQAQQQQQQPQQQQQQPQAPMQAQEQPQQQAQQQPQEQPQQQLQQQHSQPQPQPQVQLQVQPLPEPALAPAVPQFMPVPQPMDQSMVQPMPQTLPQSMSQPIPQPMPQSMDQAMPQPIPQLMYQPMPQPMPEPMPQPMAQPMTQPMPELMPQPLSQPMPIPQSMEQSRPQPNALLSLIPIPTPVNQPPPSPPPNPPPRPCPNPPSPPNPPNLFPSPPNPPKPRLSNPKALVDRFNSSSELTIGTG from the exons ATGAGGAGTTTAAcagttttagttattttttgctTTGCATTTTGTGCTCATGCTGCAGAAAAAGAATCCGATGGATATA CAACAACAATTCGAGTAACACCTGGACTTTTAAGTAAAATCCTTGGATCAAAACCAACAAGTATCAGTTTGGAAggaaatgtcaaacgaaaacgtCCATCAACATTAATGCCATACTATCCAATTCAAGCTGATTATCCAGAAGAATATCCTGAAAGAAATCCTGAACAATtccaacagcaacaacaacaaaatccaAATAATCCTTATACATTCTTCCCACCAAGACCTAGACCATATCCACAACCATATCCAGTGCCATATCCAGTACCACAACCATCGCtaccaccaccaccgccaccaCAAATTCCACCATTTCCTCAATATCCCGGATATCCAGGCTATTATCCAGGACTCCAACCTTATCCACAAGTTCCAATTTATCCAAATTATCCAATTTATCCCTCAGGATATCCACCTAAATACCCATATCTTTATCCAAGTTATCCTGGGTATGGTGGTTTTAATGGTTATGGTGATGAATCTGGATCGAACACAGGCTCTGCATCTCAAAATCCAGATCAAATTggagaaactgttacaaatccCGAATTTTCCGGTGGAAATGGTGGTTTAAACAATCCGGATAGTTATTATCTTCGTCAGGGTTTGATTGCATATGTTCAACAGCCTCAGATTCAGCTTCAATCTCAGCTACAACAGCAACCTCAACAGCAATCTCAAGTGCAACCTCAACAACAACCTCAAgctcaacagcaacaacaacaacctcaacaacaacaacaacaacctcaAGCTCCAATGCAAGCTCAGGAACAACCTCAACAACAGGCTCAACAACAACCCCAAGAACAACCTCAACAGCAGCTTCAACAACAGCATTCTCAACCACAACCCCAGCCACAAGTTCAACTTCAAGTTCAACCCCTGCCTGAGCCAGCTTTAGCCCCAGCTGTGCCTCAGTTCATGCCTGTGCCTCAACCTATGGATCAGTCTATGGTTCAGCCTATGCCTCAGACCTTACCTCAGTCAATGTCTCAGCCAATTCCGCAACCAATGCCACAGTCCATGGATCAAGCTATGCCGCAACCTATTCCTCAGTTGATGTATCAGCCTATGCCTCAGCCTATGCCTGAACCAATGCCTCAGCCTATGGCCCAGCCTATGACTCAACCAATGCCTGAGCTTATGCCTCAGCCTTTGAGTCAGCCAATGCCTATTCCTCAGTCTATGGAACAGTCTAGGCCTCAACCAAATGCTTTACTTTCGTTGATACCAATTCCTACACCTGTTAACCA accTCCTCCAAGTCCACCTCCTAATCCACCTCCGAGACCATGTCCGAATCCGCCAAGTCCACCTAATCCACCGAATTTATTTCCAAGTCCTCCAAATCCACCCAAACCTAGGCTAAGTAATCCCAAAGCTCTTGTTGATCGTTTCAATTCATCTTCAGAACTAACAATTGGAACAGGATAG
- the LOC129911968 gene encoding uncharacterized protein LOC129911968 encodes MRLTNIFVVVLLLCVTFVYGSSEANSLLDVDVDVQGHENTSGRKARQFGLGRSFGGLLGGFGRPGFGGGFGRPGFGGGFGRPGFGGGFGGPGFGGVVPGYGGYPGYGGGGFGYPGYGGGFFG; translated from the coding sequence atgaGATTAactaatatttttgttgttgttctccTTTTGTGTGTCACATTTGTGTACGGAAGTTCGGAAGCAAATAGTTTACTAGATGTAGACGTAGACGTTCAAGGACATGAAAATACATCGGGACGCAAAGCTCGTCAATTTGGTTTGGGTCGGAGTTTTGGTGGCCTTCTAGGTGGCTTTGGACGACCAGGATTCGGTGGAGGATTTGGCAGACCCGGATTTGGCGGAGGTTTTGGAAGGCCAGGATTTGGCGGTGGTTTTGGAGGACCTGGGTTTGGCGGAGTAGTACCTGGTTACGGTGGATATCCTGGCTACGGTGGAGGTGGTTTTGGATATCCTGGATATGGTGGTGGATTCTTTGGCTAG